One segment of Engraulis encrasicolus isolate BLACKSEA-1 chromosome 7, IST_EnEncr_1.0, whole genome shotgun sequence DNA contains the following:
- the LOC134452092 gene encoding uncharacterized protein LOC134452092 isoform X1, whose amino-acid sequence MLLRVSFGGVQKYIKMLELTFDDFLREVSLKFNIPEDRWLDLKVYDQSNTEVDAEVFEELVKEFHGPFLVSLANEAPGNPQFTSSPGSTASDDTVILNFSLLEPAEEPLEPAEEPVAAQGSQPKRPCRINYEAKTLIEKILTTKPGGDRIIEEYAKTKSITDSTRRRLINILAAEMTETHGTSPPRSVKVMYAQGIIALFPYLEDPYSQNGYEHYYDPESGSGYIAWRLKTIQRKASEERVPAVKSPKVGGPGHGRTTPFTAEVLTDEEVESAIAVLRHSADEETIREKMKTTFSYRQAMVNDHDKSAEVFSVFPRFLDTPGLVRHLVLHSLYVCNGIL is encoded by the exons ATGCTGTTGCGTGTCTCATTTGGTGGAGTGCAGAAGTACATAAAGATGCTTGAACTGACGTTTGATGATTTCTTGAGAGAAG TGAGTTTGAAGTTCAACATCCCCGAAGACAGATGGTTGGACCTCAAAGTTTATGACCAGTCTAACACAGAGGTAGACGCCGAAGTTTTTGAGGAGCTCGTAAAAGAGTTCCATGGACCTTTCCTAGTTTCATTGGCCAATGAAGCACCTG GTAACCCTCAGTTCACATCATCTCCAGGGTCTACTGCATCTGACGACACAGTGATCCTCAACTTCTCCCTGcttgagccagctgaggaaccccttgagccagctgaggaaccCGTTGCAGCCCAAGGCAGTCAACCTAAAAGGCCTTGCCGCATCAACTATGAAGCAAAAACT CTGAttgaaaaaatcctgactacaaagCCTGGAGGTGACCGTATCATCGAGGAGtatgcaaaaacaaaatcaatcacAGATTCAACCAGAAGACGGCTCATCAACATACTTGCTGCAGAAATGACGGAAACACATGG GACCTCGCCGCCGCGGAGTGTGAAAGTGATGTATGCACAGGGGATTATCGCTCTGTTTCCATATCTTGAAgacccatactcacagaatggctAT GAACACTACTACGATCCGGAAAGTGGTTCAGGATACATTGCATGGCGGTTGAAGACCATTCAACGAAAGGCTTCTGAGGAAAGAGTTCCAGCAGTTAAATCTCCTAAAG ttgGTGGGCCAGGCCATGGACGTACTACACCCTTTACTGCCGAAGTCCTGACTGATGAGGAAGTGGAATCCGCTATCGCTGTGTTGAGACATTCTGCTGATGAGGAAACCATCcgtgaaaaaatgaaaaccaccTTCAGTTACCGTCAAGCAATGGTCAATGACCATGACAAATCTGCAGAGGTCTTCTCAGTTTTTCCACGGTTCCTGGACACACCAGGACTGGTAAGACATCTAGTTCTACATTCATTATATGTCTGTAATGGTAttttatag
- the LOC134452092 gene encoding uncharacterized protein LOC134452092 isoform X2, protein MLLRVSFGGVQKYIKMLELTFDDFLREVSLKFNIPEDRWLDLKVYDQSNTEVDAEVFEELVKEFHGPFLVSLANEAPGNPQFTSSPGSTASDDTVILNFSLLEPAEEPLEPAEEPVAAQGSQPKRPCRINYEAKTLIEKILTTKPGGDRIIEEYAKTKSITDSTRRRLINILAAEMTETHGTSPPRSVKVMYAQGIIALFPYLEDPYSQNGYLVGQAMDVLHPLLPKS, encoded by the exons ATGCTGTTGCGTGTCTCATTTGGTGGAGTGCAGAAGTACATAAAGATGCTTGAACTGACGTTTGATGATTTCTTGAGAGAAG TGAGTTTGAAGTTCAACATCCCCGAAGACAGATGGTTGGACCTCAAAGTTTATGACCAGTCTAACACAGAGGTAGACGCCGAAGTTTTTGAGGAGCTCGTAAAAGAGTTCCATGGACCTTTCCTAGTTTCATTGGCCAATGAAGCACCTG GTAACCCTCAGTTCACATCATCTCCAGGGTCTACTGCATCTGACGACACAGTGATCCTCAACTTCTCCCTGcttgagccagctgaggaaccccttgagccagctgaggaaccCGTTGCAGCCCAAGGCAGTCAACCTAAAAGGCCTTGCCGCATCAACTATGAAGCAAAAACT CTGAttgaaaaaatcctgactacaaagCCTGGAGGTGACCGTATCATCGAGGAGtatgcaaaaacaaaatcaatcacAGATTCAACCAGAAGACGGCTCATCAACATACTTGCTGCAGAAATGACGGAAACACATGG GACCTCGCCGCCGCGGAGTGTGAAAGTGATGTATGCACAGGGGATTATCGCTCTGTTTCCATATCTTGAAgacccatactcacagaatggctAT ttgGTGGGCCAGGCCATGGACGTACTACACCCTTTACTGCCGAAGTCCTGA